From a region of the Maridesulfovibrio ferrireducens genome:
- a CDS encoding polysaccharide deacetylase family protein produces the protein MRLLLSFILLMISVSVAVPASYAAPLKRKVLVFYNSVEERDARSNLFLEGFAMPLNYFGILYEIRDVNKRPLPDEKEMEQYLGVFTTFSDEIMVEPEEYLNWLIKQQKNKRKVIIAGNIGAGRDLNDKTVDSALIKRVYSNLGFSWQGNATNARTRLLYDYVDQKQMNFERKLPLFPSRYIPIVPADEQAKSWVTVKIKGKPGSEGCVVGVSPTGGFALDGYIRWQDPVNYLKQWYLNPFEFLKQSLDLTGLPALTPTTLNGLRVAFAHIDGDGFAGYTEIDKNKNCGEIIMERIFARYDFPNSASVIAGEINPDVRGSPANVELARTLFEMENIEPASHSYTHPFAWNEKLRDSPDYADSFVIGQYEKDGYKFNAKYEIVDSCEYISTDLAPPTRPCKTLFWSGMCDPTEDQVAIATKAGILNLNGGDTVFDARRNSYFGVSPLYRELGKESQIYTGQANENILTNLWEGPFFGFRNIVETMKRTGSPRRIMPIDIYYHFYSGEKFASLKALEDVYDWVVAQDCANIYASAYIKMVEGYLSGKIEIIDADSFSVTDYGNCLSLRLGGADKVPDLSRCKNVLGYDVQPEGIFVHLNPGKERAEVVLSSNLKVNSDFAYIKNGSGWISDLQHFQRGARFIFECFGNGKIVVGGLKPDQTYKVVGNNFSGLEVRSNNGGEVVLQDVTSGPLEISLI, from the coding sequence ATGCGCCTGCTCCTTAGTTTTATTCTTCTTATGATTTCTGTTTCTGTCGCGGTTCCGGCGAGTTATGCGGCTCCGCTCAAGCGCAAAGTTCTGGTTTTTTATAATAGCGTAGAGGAGCGGGATGCTCGGTCAAATCTTTTTTTAGAAGGATTTGCCATGCCGCTTAATTATTTCGGAATTCTATACGAGATTCGCGATGTAAATAAGCGTCCGCTTCCTGATGAGAAGGAAATGGAACAATATCTGGGAGTTTTTACAACTTTTTCAGATGAGATAATGGTGGAACCGGAAGAGTATCTGAATTGGCTTATTAAGCAGCAAAAAAATAAGCGCAAAGTTATTATTGCAGGTAATATTGGTGCGGGGCGGGATCTTAATGATAAAACCGTTGATTCTGCTTTGATAAAGAGAGTTTATTCAAATTTAGGTTTTTCATGGCAGGGCAATGCCACCAACGCCCGTACTCGCCTTTTGTACGATTATGTTGATCAAAAGCAGATGAATTTTGAACGCAAATTACCTCTTTTCCCTTCCAGATATATTCCTATTGTTCCCGCTGATGAGCAAGCCAAATCGTGGGTGACTGTAAAGATAAAGGGTAAGCCTGGTTCTGAAGGCTGTGTTGTAGGTGTTAGTCCGACCGGAGGTTTTGCTCTTGATGGATACATACGCTGGCAGGATCCTGTTAATTATCTTAAGCAGTGGTATTTAAATCCTTTTGAATTCTTAAAACAATCTTTGGATCTTACTGGATTACCTGCTCTGACTCCTACTACTCTTAATGGTCTTAGAGTCGCATTTGCTCATATCGATGGCGACGGTTTTGCCGGGTATACTGAAATTGATAAAAACAAGAATTGCGGTGAAATAATAATGGAGCGAATTTTTGCCCGTTATGACTTTCCGAATTCAGCATCAGTAATTGCCGGAGAAATTAATCCCGATGTCAGGGGAAGTCCGGCTAATGTCGAGTTGGCGCGAACTCTTTTTGAGATGGAGAATATTGAACCGGCTTCTCATTCATATACTCATCCTTTTGCTTGGAATGAAAAGTTGAGAGATTCTCCTGACTACGCCGACAGCTTTGTTATCGGGCAGTATGAGAAAGACGGGTATAAGTTTAATGCAAAGTATGAAATCGTAGATTCCTGTGAATATATTTCTACTGATCTAGCTCCACCTACGCGTCCTTGTAAGACACTTTTTTGGTCAGGAATGTGTGATCCAACCGAGGATCAGGTTGCAATTGCCACGAAAGCCGGAATTCTTAACCTGAACGGCGGCGATACTGTTTTTGATGCCCGCCGTAATTCATATTTCGGCGTGTCTCCTCTTTATAGAGAGCTTGGTAAGGAAAGTCAGATTTATACAGGGCAGGCAAATGAGAATATCCTGACGAATTTGTGGGAAGGTCCATTTTTCGGATTCCGCAATATTGTGGAGACCATGAAGCGGACCGGATCACCCCGCCGGATTATGCCGATCGATATTTATTATCATTTTTACAGTGGTGAAAAATTCGCATCTCTCAAAGCGCTGGAAGATGTTTACGACTGGGTTGTCGCGCAGGACTGTGCGAACATTTATGCGTCGGCCTACATTAAAATGGTCGAAGGGTATCTTTCTGGCAAAATTGAAATTATAGATGCCGATAGTTTTTCTGTAACAGATTACGGGAATTGTCTTTCCCTGCGACTGGGCGGAGCTGATAAGGTTCCCGATCTTTCCAGATGTAAAAATGTTCTTGGGTATGATGTTCAACCGGAAGGGATATTTGTACACTTAAATCCGGGAAAAGAACGGGCGGAAGTTGTATTATCTTCAAATCTTAAAGTGAATTCAGACTTTGCATATATTAAAAACGGTTCAGGTTGGATAAGTGATTTACAGCATTTTCAAAGAGGAGCGCGGTTTATATTTGAATGTTTTGGAAATGGTAAAATTGTTGTAGGCGGCCTTAAACCTGATCAGACATATAAAGTTGTAGGGAATAACTTTTCGGGATTAGAGGTTCGCAGTAATAATGGCGGCGAGGTTGTTTTACAGGATGTAACGTCAGGACCGTTGGAGATTTCGCTGATTTGA
- a CDS encoding endo alpha-1,4 polygalactosaminidase: protein MHRIFKQRSSGSLDRNGRFNGLCSGSIVFLVALISFSLFGSTFAFGKSKNQVSTWSCYYGQQDKTEELARFDLVVLAVGGQNPVPLRKAGVKCLVYLSLGEVHADSPYYAEAAKSGLLVRYNENWNSWVVDIRRPEWKKMLFEQILPDALKAGYDGLFFDTLDSPIDMQRRDPDTYKGTERSSVELIKEIRKHYPKLLLCQNRGFEIIQRSGPYVDYFLIEGLSSSIDIGTQVRSDVTEKDRDFLISKARAALKNNRKLVVLSLDYVPFDDVKNIDKAYDFSRKQGFVPYVSTPELNQVNTYAPAP from the coding sequence ATGCACAGAATCTTTAAACAGCGTAGCTCAGGAAGCCTTGACAGAAATGGTCGCTTCAATGGCCTCTGTTCCGGCTCAATAGTTTTTCTCGTGGCGTTAATATCATTTTCTTTGTTCGGCAGCACTTTTGCTTTCGGTAAAAGCAAAAATCAGGTGTCGACATGGAGTTGTTATTATGGGCAGCAGGATAAGACTGAGGAATTAGCCCGGTTCGATCTTGTTGTTTTAGCCGTTGGTGGTCAAAATCCGGTTCCTTTGCGCAAGGCCGGTGTTAAATGTCTTGTATACTTGAGTCTTGGTGAAGTGCATGCGGACAGTCCTTATTACGCTGAGGCCGCAAAATCAGGATTGCTTGTCAGGTATAATGAGAATTGGAATTCATGGGTTGTTGATATCCGCCGTCCTGAATGGAAAAAAATGCTTTTTGAGCAGATTCTCCCTGATGCGCTCAAGGCCGGATATGACGGTCTTTTTTTTGACACGCTGGATTCTCCGATTGATATGCAGAGGCGAGACCCTGATACCTATAAAGGGACTGAGCGTAGCTCGGTGGAATTGATAAAAGAGATTCGAAAGCATTATCCCAAGTTGCTTCTTTGTCAGAATCGCGGATTTGAAATTATTCAGAGATCCGGACCATATGTTGATTATTTTTTGATTGAAGGGCTTAGCAGTTCCATAGATATAGGTACGCAGGTCAGAAGTGATGTAACTGAAAAAGATCGTGATTTTTTGATTTCCAAGGCACGAGCAGCCTTGAAAAATAATCGTAAACTTGTGGTTCTGAGCTTGGATTATGTTCCTTTTGATGATGTGAAGAATATTGATAAGGCCTATGACTTTTCACGCAAACAAGGATTCGTGCCCTATGTCAGCACCCCTGAACTTAATCAGGTTAATACCTATGCGCCTGCTCCTTAG
- a CDS encoding GNA1162 family protein produces the protein MKRSLFAVMFLVMILAGCSGSYMKGYVQPQGIASEARHAAVLPLVNLTTTPNAGRMVGDLLSTELYSSTKFDLMESTDMLKRVKGEDDDLEFVMEDVVAQKVGTRLGVDTIIYGSVSEYQYKRGVNQSPTVGINLRMIDVSSGKVLWASSVSKSGGCFFGCTESLNSVAQEALTEMVASMASVPAQ, from the coding sequence GTGAAAAGGTCTTTATTTGCCGTGATGTTTTTGGTCATGATTCTTGCGGGGTGTTCCGGATCATACATGAAAGGATATGTTCAGCCTCAAGGTATTGCGAGTGAAGCTCGTCATGCGGCTGTTCTTCCTTTGGTTAATTTAACCACTACACCGAATGCCGGGCGGATGGTCGGTGATTTGCTTTCAACTGAGCTGTACTCTTCCACGAAGTTTGATCTGATGGAATCTACAGACATGCTCAAACGCGTGAAAGGCGAAGATGATGATCTGGAATTTGTAATGGAAGATGTTGTGGCTCAAAAAGTCGGAACCCGTCTTGGTGTTGATACCATTATTTATGGTTCAGTGTCTGAATATCAGTACAAACGCGGCGTAAATCAAAGCCCAACTGTTGGAATAAACCTCAGAATGATTGATGTCTCTTCAGGAAAAGTTCTTTGGGCTTCATCTGTATCTAAGAGCGGAGGTTGCTTTTTCGGATGCACAGAATCTTTAAACAGCGTAGCTCAGGAAGCCTTGACAGAAATGGTCGCTTCAATGGCCTCTGTTCCGGCTCAATAG
- a CDS encoding MJ1477/TM1410 family putative glycoside hydrolase encodes MKFKYLFTALILLTITSCTAKQPEIPQKAPLKQTIHKAQKDITSWAYWLQAPSIAALAESPYDLIVMDYSADGTDNKKFTAKDISVLHKFDKTVLCYFSIGEAEEYRFYWQNKWKDNPPNFLGPENPDWPANYKVRYWREDWWETGLRPYLDRILEAGFDGVYLDIIDGYWFWHEQGVDIESAADDMVKLIKRIADYCRAKSGKDFIICPQNGLGIIADCSPVYRDVYFKTVNMVGLESLLTNVFSKEDQSYRLSLAKELSDSGITILDVEYVKEKEYPDYLEKVKALNFPIIPYGATPDAALDTLTDFDRYRRGENGN; translated from the coding sequence ATGAAATTTAAATACCTATTTACTGCACTTATACTTCTGACAATAACTTCATGCACAGCAAAGCAACCTGAAATACCCCAAAAGGCACCCTTGAAGCAAACTATTCACAAGGCACAAAAAGATATTACGAGCTGGGCTTACTGGCTGCAAGCTCCATCTATTGCTGCGCTGGCAGAATCGCCATATGATTTAATTGTGATGGATTACTCGGCAGATGGAACCGACAACAAAAAATTCACAGCCAAGGACATTTCCGTTCTTCACAAATTCGACAAGACAGTCCTCTGCTATTTTTCCATTGGTGAAGCTGAAGAATACAGATTCTACTGGCAGAATAAATGGAAGGATAATCCTCCGAATTTTCTCGGACCGGAAAACCCGGACTGGCCTGCAAACTATAAAGTGCGCTATTGGCGCGAGGATTGGTGGGAAACAGGACTGCGTCCATATCTGGACCGCATCTTAGAAGCAGGATTTGACGGAGTTTATTTAGACATTATAGATGGATACTGGTTCTGGCATGAACAGGGTGTAGACATAGAATCCGCAGCAGATGACATGGTCAAACTAATTAAAAGAATTGCTGACTACTGCCGCGCAAAATCAGGTAAAGATTTTATTATATGTCCTCAGAACGGACTGGGAATAATTGCCGACTGTTCACCTGTCTACCGCGATGTATATTTCAAAACAGTAAACATGGTCGGTCTAGAAAGTCTGCTGACCAATGTTTTCAGTAAAGAAGATCAAAGTTACAGACTTAGTTTGGCAAAAGAACTTTCTGATTCAGGAATAACTATTCTTGATGTGGAATACGTCAAAGAAAAAGAATACCCGGATTATCTGGAAAAGGTTAAAGCTCTGAACTTTCCAATCATTCCCTACGGGGCAACGCCGGACGCAGCTCTCGACACACTGACTGATTTTGATAGATATCGCAGGGGAGAAAACGGCAACTGA
- a CDS encoding HD family phosphohydrolase, with amino-acid sequence MKKKIAKINVTGATAIEKLLNDMIVETQCVTCQKALKDLTKPVLSAVSSMFGEQMDLVDRLTEIGLALSGETRLERLLEMIVDEARVLTKADAGTLYIVDKNNRKLEFSILQNDTMNVRMGGSSGNEITLPPVPLYTSGNTPNKSHVSAYCALTGETVNIADVYEAEGFDFTGPRKYDAATGYRSKSMLVLALKNHEQDIIGVLQLLNALDSNGKVVEFSTDVVDIVGSLASQAAIALTNAQLIQGLKDLLYSVIQSIAAAIDAKSPYTNGHIERVVDLTMMIAETVNNATEGKFADMQFTIDELEELKLAAWMHDVGKISIPEHVVDKSTKLQTIYDRSELVDNRFRLISELVKNRQLEEVVQVLSNGSGPDKISAIEMKYAVELEQLEDDRKFIASCNIPNEFMTDERIARVCEIAARTYESGGESFNWLSDDEVTNLCIRKGTLTDRERKVIESHAAITFEMLSRLPFPKRLLHVPEYAAGHHEKIDGSGYPKGLAEKELSLQSRIMAVADIFEALTAKDRPYKKPMKLAQAIKILGFMEKDRHIDSDVYKLFLDSGIYMEYAKAELDPSQIEED; translated from the coding sequence TTGAAAAAGAAGATTGCCAAAATAAATGTGACGGGCGCTACAGCCATTGAGAAACTTCTTAATGACATGATAGTAGAGACTCAGTGCGTCACGTGTCAGAAAGCGTTGAAAGATCTTACTAAACCCGTTCTTTCAGCTGTTTCAAGTATGTTCGGGGAGCAGATGGACCTTGTGGACAGGCTTACTGAGATAGGTCTGGCTCTTTCCGGGGAAACAAGGCTTGAGCGTCTTTTAGAAATGATAGTTGATGAAGCCCGTGTTTTGACAAAGGCCGATGCCGGGACTCTTTATATTGTGGATAAAAATAACCGGAAGCTTGAATTTTCCATCCTTCAGAATGACACTATGAATGTGCGCATGGGCGGCAGCAGCGGTAATGAAATAACTTTGCCGCCTGTTCCTCTTTATACCTCCGGCAATACACCTAATAAATCTCACGTTTCCGCTTATTGTGCCCTGACCGGTGAAACTGTCAACATTGCAGATGTTTATGAAGCTGAAGGGTTCGATTTTACCGGGCCGAGAAAGTATGATGCCGCAACCGGATATCGTTCAAAATCGATGCTTGTTCTGGCTCTAAAAAATCACGAACAGGATATAATAGGTGTTTTGCAGCTTCTTAATGCTCTTGATAGTAACGGAAAAGTCGTTGAATTTTCAACAGATGTTGTAGATATCGTTGGTTCTCTTGCTTCACAAGCCGCCATTGCTCTCACAAATGCTCAGCTCATTCAGGGCCTTAAAGATCTTCTTTATTCTGTTATCCAGAGTATTGCCGCGGCTATTGATGCAAAGTCTCCTTATACGAACGGGCATATTGAGCGGGTTGTGGATCTTACCATGATGATTGCTGAAACTGTCAATAATGCAACTGAAGGCAAGTTCGCAGATATGCAGTTTACCATAGATGAACTTGAAGAATTGAAGCTTGCAGCCTGGATGCACGATGTAGGAAAAATTTCTATTCCTGAGCATGTGGTAGATAAGTCTACTAAACTTCAGACTATTTATGACCGTTCAGAGCTCGTAGACAACCGGTTCAGGTTGATTTCGGAACTTGTGAAAAATAGGCAGCTTGAAGAAGTTGTTCAAGTTTTGTCCAACGGGTCCGGGCCCGATAAAATTTCTGCAATTGAAATGAAATATGCTGTTGAACTTGAGCAACTCGAAGATGATAGGAAATTTATTGCTTCCTGCAATATTCCTAATGAGTTCATGACTGATGAACGGATTGCAAGAGTTTGTGAAATTGCGGCGCGTACTTACGAAAGCGGAGGAGAGTCTTTTAACTGGTTGAGTGATGATGAAGTTACCAATCTGTGCATACGTAAAGGGACTCTGACAGATCGTGAGCGCAAGGTTATAGAAAGTCATGCTGCGATTACATTTGAAATGCTTTCAAGGCTTCCTTTCCCTAAGAGGTTGTTGCATGTGCCTGAGTATGCCGCTGGACATCATGAAAAAATTGACGGTTCAGGATATCCGAAAGGACTGGCGGAAAAGGAACTCTCATTGCAATCGAGAATTATGGCGGTAGCCGATATCTTTGAAGCTCTCACAGCTAAAGACAGGCCATATAAAAAACCTATGAAGCTTGCTCAGGCAATCAAAATTCTCGGTTTTATGGAGAAGGACAGGCATATTGATTCTGATGTTTATAAGCTTTTCCTCGATTCGGGGATATATATGGAATACGCAAAAGCTGAGCTGGATCCCTCACAGATTGAAGAAGATTAA
- a CDS encoding phosphatidate cytidylyltransferase, translating to MTLSTLQQRIITSVLLVFALFLALYLGGYVLMGAVTVFSVVALHEFYSMFWKENSRTFSKIIGMISGAAIILTAALASPTWVIILLIGLFWIFNLKFLFSYSATPGRASYSDSLILFSGLIYIPLTLQFLTSMNSWEILFVLLSSSASDTAAFYAGTYFGKKKIWPRISPKKSWAGSIGGFIACIICCTVYGRYLGNASILSWVILAASLNIASQMGDFFESALKRKLDVKDSGKILPGHGGVLDRIDSLVLALPVYILARQLHAFF from the coding sequence ATGACCTTAAGCACCTTGCAGCAGCGGATTATAACCTCAGTACTTCTTGTCTTTGCACTTTTTCTCGCATTATACTTAGGAGGATACGTCCTCATGGGAGCAGTGACTGTTTTCTCAGTTGTGGCGCTCCACGAATTTTATTCCATGTTCTGGAAGGAAAACTCCCGCACTTTTTCAAAAATAATCGGCATGATTTCAGGAGCCGCAATAATTTTGACTGCGGCTTTAGCTTCCCCCACATGGGTAATAATTTTATTAATCGGCCTTTTCTGGATATTTAATTTAAAATTTCTTTTCTCGTACAGCGCCACACCGGGCAGAGCCTCATACAGCGACTCCCTGATTCTTTTTTCCGGGCTAATATACATCCCTTTAACTCTTCAGTTTTTAACTTCCATGAACAGCTGGGAAATACTTTTTGTTCTCCTTTCATCCTCTGCCTCTGACACCGCGGCTTTTTACGCCGGAACTTATTTCGGCAAGAAAAAAATATGGCCGCGTATCAGTCCTAAAAAATCATGGGCAGGATCAATCGGAGGCTTTATTGCCTGTATTATCTGTTGCACTGTATACGGAAGATATTTAGGCAACGCATCAATCCTTTCATGGGTTATCCTTGCTGCGTCTTTAAACATAGCTTCTCAAATGGGAGACTTCTTTGAATCCGCACTCAAGCGGAAGCTCGACGTTAAAGATTCAGGAAAAATTCTTCCGGGACACGGCGGAGTTTTAGACCGAATCGACAGTCTTGTCCTTGCGCTCCCCGTGTATATTCTGGCAAGACAGTTACACGCCTTTTTCTAA
- a CDS encoding 1-deoxy-D-xylulose-5-phosphate reductoisomerase, producing MKTYISPWPATAQLPAFPRTISILGCTGSIGTSTLKVIEQHPDLFKITALAGGRNASLLAKQAIKHRPAYLAVLTDEIAKELKALLPADYKPEILTGPSAYVTLASLDEVSLVLSSIVGAAGFEPTLAAAKKGKMIALANKESLVLGGHIIRATCHATGATILPVDSEHNALFQGLAGHNGADVSRLILTASGGPFRGKSKEFLKTVTREQALNHPNWDMGAKISIDSATLMNKGLEVIEACHLYGLPPEQIDVVVHPQSIIHSLVEYVDGSQLGHLGLPNMQIPIAYSICFPKIVPLDLKPLNLAEIGTLTFEKPDLEVFPCLKLAAEAFSAGQSHPIVLNAANEVAVDLFLHEKIGFTDIPSIIDSALERHISCDVSEAGAVLELDVKTRRDVMNSIA from the coding sequence TTGAAAACTTACATATCTCCATGGCCTGCAACTGCGCAACTTCCAGCGTTCCCGAGAACTATTTCTATTCTGGGTTGCACAGGCTCAATCGGAACAAGCACTCTAAAAGTAATTGAACAGCATCCAGATCTTTTTAAAATCACAGCACTTGCCGGCGGAAGAAATGCTTCTTTACTGGCAAAACAGGCTATCAAGCACCGCCCTGCTTATCTCGCTGTTCTTACGGATGAGATAGCCAAAGAACTCAAAGCACTGCTTCCCGCTGATTACAAACCTGAAATTCTGACAGGGCCTTCGGCTTACGTTACCTTGGCATCTCTTGATGAAGTCTCACTTGTTCTCTCTTCAATCGTCGGCGCCGCCGGATTTGAGCCGACTCTTGCAGCGGCTAAAAAAGGCAAAATGATTGCCCTCGCCAACAAGGAATCTCTGGTTCTGGGTGGACACATTATCCGCGCTACCTGCCATGCAACAGGCGCAACAATTCTACCCGTAGATTCTGAACACAATGCCCTATTTCAAGGCCTTGCAGGCCATAACGGCGCGGATGTAAGCAGACTGATTCTCACAGCTTCCGGCGGACCTTTCCGCGGCAAGAGTAAAGAATTTCTGAAAACTGTCACCCGTGAACAGGCTCTGAACCACCCCAACTGGGACATGGGCGCAAAAATCAGCATTGACTCCGCAACCCTTATGAATAAGGGGCTCGAGGTTATTGAAGCTTGTCATTTATACGGCCTGCCGCCGGAACAGATTGATGTTGTTGTTCACCCGCAAAGTATTATCCATTCGCTTGTAGAGTATGTTGACGGTTCACAGTTAGGCCATTTAGGACTTCCTAATATGCAGATTCCAATTGCATACAGCATCTGCTTCCCCAAGATAGTTCCACTGGACTTAAAACCTCTGAATCTTGCAGAAATAGGAACTTTAACTTTCGAAAAACCGGATCTTGAAGTTTTCCCCTGCCTGAAACTGGCGGCTGAGGCTTTTTCTGCAGGACAAAGCCACCCTATCGTTTTGAATGCTGCTAATGAAGTAGCTGTTGATCTCTTTCTGCACGAAAAAATAGGATTCACGGACATCCCTTCAATAATAGACTCAGCTCTGGAACGACATATATCCTGCGACGTAAGTGAAGCAGGAGCGGTTCTGGAACTTGATGTCAAAACCAGACGCGATGTTATGAACTCTATCGCTTAA
- the rseP gene encoding RIP metalloprotease RseP: MTWIFDFLLVLGGLIFFHELGHFVVARLLGIGVKTFSLGFGPRIAGFSLGNTDYRLSLIPLGGYVSLAGEERDMDNDSGFNSKQLFMNRPPWHRMLVVAAGPIFNFILAWIIFWGIILTHGQMGMTPEVGSLQPDGPALQAGIQAGDNVLSINGKKIVFWSDLAETIQNSKTESLDLVISRDGVQKDIVVTPQVQELKNLFGETIRVPVVGIVASGKTKTVALNGVSGAKAAAVQTWTVTKLICTSIVKMVERVVPMDSIGGPIMIAQAIKQQSERGLLELLQFTAFISINLGLLNLLPIPVLDGGHLLFFGLETILRRPLNEKLQNAATRIGLLLLFSLMAFAIFNDLVRTFK, encoded by the coding sequence ATGACATGGATATTTGATTTCCTACTGGTTCTCGGCGGCTTAATTTTCTTTCATGAGTTAGGTCATTTCGTTGTCGCCCGCTTACTCGGAATAGGAGTTAAAACCTTTTCTCTGGGTTTCGGCCCAAGGATTGCGGGATTTTCACTGGGAAATACCGACTACAGATTGTCATTAATCCCCCTCGGCGGCTATGTAAGCCTTGCCGGTGAAGAACGTGATATGGACAATGATTCCGGTTTCAACTCCAAACAATTATTCATGAATCGTCCTCCGTGGCACAGAATGCTTGTTGTTGCTGCTGGACCTATTTTCAACTTTATTCTGGCATGGATCATCTTCTGGGGAATTATCCTGACACATGGTCAGATGGGTATGACTCCCGAAGTAGGCTCACTGCAACCTGACGGTCCTGCACTTCAAGCCGGAATTCAGGCTGGAGACAATGTTCTTTCTATAAACGGAAAAAAGATTGTGTTCTGGAGTGATCTGGCAGAAACCATTCAAAACAGTAAAACCGAATCTCTTGATTTAGTTATATCCAGAGACGGTGTGCAAAAAGATATTGTTGTTACACCGCAAGTTCAGGAATTAAAAAATCTTTTCGGAGAAACAATCCGTGTCCCGGTTGTGGGTATTGTTGCTTCCGGCAAAACCAAAACTGTTGCGCTTAACGGGGTATCAGGAGCAAAAGCCGCGGCCGTACAAACTTGGACTGTAACAAAACTGATCTGCACAAGTATTGTTAAAATGGTCGAAAGAGTTGTGCCGATGGATTCAATAGGCGGACCAATCATGATAGCGCAGGCTATCAAACAGCAATCTGAACGCGGATTGCTTGAGTTACTCCAGTTTACGGCTTTCATCAGCATAAACTTAGGACTGCTGAACCTGCTGCCTATTCCTGTACTCGACGGTGGACATTTGCTGTTCTTCGGACTTGAAACAATTCTACGTAGACCGCTCAATGAAAAACTTCAAAACGCGGCAACCCGTATAGGCCTGCTTTTGCTCTTTTCCCTGATGGCCTTTGCTATCTTTAACGATTTAGTCCGAACGTTCAAATAA
- the tsaB gene encoding tRNA (adenosine(37)-N6)-threonylcarbamoyltransferase complex dimerization subunit type 1 TsaB: MNLLSDNKIELLLALDGTEEALQIILAKREEPEEPFSLLDARTLVVPGRSAFFMVPAIKNALDLFGFSAKEITHLACVAGPGSFTGLRLTFSAAAGIISGNKALITGLEYLPLLAAGPAKFTGHPLWVVTHSRRMQVYIQGFEPMIEGNKNPEPLTPVLPVPVTEAVQIIESYKQERAVIMGSGLLKNKAFFDEFLAANPQLKTLPKRFNRPALQDILSAADAAEFGTEMPFPMYLRGSDAEDNLEAITKKLGIPLEVARKLLKDISPV; encoded by the coding sequence ATGAATCTACTTTCAGATAATAAAATAGAGCTTCTGCTGGCCCTCGACGGAACAGAAGAAGCTCTACAGATAATTCTTGCTAAACGCGAGGAGCCTGAGGAACCATTCTCACTCCTCGACGCTCGAACTTTGGTAGTCCCGGGAAGATCTGCGTTTTTTATGGTTCCGGCCATTAAAAACGCACTGGACCTTTTCGGCTTTTCAGCAAAAGAAATAACACATCTGGCCTGCGTTGCCGGCCCCGGAAGTTTCACAGGTCTACGGCTGACTTTTTCTGCTGCCGCGGGTATTATTTCCGGGAACAAGGCCCTCATTACCGGGCTGGAATATCTCCCGCTGCTTGCCGCAGGCCCGGCTAAATTTACCGGGCATCCACTTTGGGTTGTGACCCATTCGCGCAGAATGCAAGTGTACATTCAAGGATTTGAACCAATGATTGAAGGGAATAAAAACCCCGAGCCACTGACGCCGGTTCTTCCGGTTCCGGTCACGGAAGCAGTTCAAATCATCGAATCTTACAAACAGGAAAGAGCTGTCATTATGGGAAGCGGGCTGCTAAAAAACAAAGCTTTTTTTGACGAGTTTTTAGCCGCTAATCCGCAACTTAAGACTCTTCCTAAACGGTTCAACAGACCGGCACTTCAAGATATTCTTTCCGCGGCGGACGCGGCTGAATTCGGAACAGAAATGCCTTTTCCGATGTATCTCAGAGGATCTGACGCAGAAGACAACCTTGAAGCTATCACAAAAAAACTCGGCATTCCTTTAGAGGTTGCCCGCAAGCTGCTAAAAGACATTTCTCCAGTTTAA